A genomic segment from Brachyhypopomus gauderio isolate BG-103 unplaced genomic scaffold, BGAUD_0.2 sc86, whole genome shotgun sequence encodes:
- the LOC143493426 gene encoding tetraspanin-1-like isoform X2, protein MVDSSSMLGVLSHIKKAPPELAQLANVGYLLIAIGAVLAPMGFLGCCGAVTESKCMLLTFFIIVLIIFIAEVAGAIVVLVFQPLAKELLMTVNEKFVESIRKDYGRDEGFTKLMNATMTQLKCCGYNNYTDFTGSPFETRNNKYPETCCNNLTTCTPSVAESSSKPGCFSAVVKFIEDNTTLTRGVALGIAALEIAAMVVSMVLYNNIGK, encoded by the exons ATGGTGGACAGCAGCTCCATGCTCGGTGTGCTCTCTCACATTAAAAAAGCCCCTCCTGAGTTAGCGCAGCTGGCTAACGTGGGTTACCTTCTGATTGCCATCGGGGCCGTCCTCGCCCCCATGGGCTTCCTGGGCTGCTGCGGGGCTGTCACCGAGAGCAAATGCATGCTCCTCACG TTCTTCATTATTgtcctcatcatcttcatcGCTGAGGTGGCTGGGGCCATCGTTGTCCTGGTGTTTCAGCCCTTG GCAAAGGAACTGCTGATGACAGTTAACGAGAAATTTGTTGAGAGCATTAGGAAAGACTATGGACGAGATGAAGGATTCACAAAGCTGATGAATGCAACTATGACTCAG CTGAAGTGCTGTGGATATAACAACTACACCGACTTCACTGGATCTCCTTTTGAAACACGCAACAACAAATACCCAGAGACCTGCTGCAACAATCTCACAACATGCACTCCGTCTGTAGCAGAGTCATCGTCGAAG CCGGGCTGTTTTAGCGCTGTGGTGAAGTTCATAGAAGACAACACTACCCTTACACGGGGCGTTGCCCTTGGCATTGCTGCCCTAGAG ATTGCTGCAATGGTCGTCTCCATGGTCCTGTATAACAACATTGGCAAATAA
- the LOC143493426 gene encoding tetraspanin-1-like isoform X1, with translation MCYSGLLKTFMFIFNGVIFLAGAAILAVGIWVMVDSSSMLGVLSHIKKAPPELAQLANVGYLLIAIGAVLAPMGFLGCCGAVTESKCMLLTFFIIVLIIFIAEVAGAIVVLVFQPLAKELLMTVNEKFVESIRKDYGRDEGFTKLMNATMTQLKCCGYNNYTDFTGSPFETRNNKYPETCCNNLTTCTPSVAESSSKPGCFSAVVKFIEDNTTLTRGVALGIAALEIAAMVVSMVLYNNIGK, from the exons ATGTGCTACTCGGGGCTCCTGAAAACCTTCATGTTCATCTTCAACGGCGTGATATTC CTGGCAGGTGCTGCCATCCTGGCCGTGGGGATCTGGGTGATGGTGGACAGCAGCTCCATGCTCGGTGTGCTCTCTCACATTAAAAAAGCCCCTCCTGAGTTAGCGCAGCTGGCTAACGTGGGTTACCTTCTGATTGCCATCGGGGCCGTCCTCGCCCCCATGGGCTTCCTGGGCTGCTGCGGGGCTGTCACCGAGAGCAAATGCATGCTCCTCACG TTCTTCATTATTgtcctcatcatcttcatcGCTGAGGTGGCTGGGGCCATCGTTGTCCTGGTGTTTCAGCCCTTG GCAAAGGAACTGCTGATGACAGTTAACGAGAAATTTGTTGAGAGCATTAGGAAAGACTATGGACGAGATGAAGGATTCACAAAGCTGATGAATGCAACTATGACTCAG CTGAAGTGCTGTGGATATAACAACTACACCGACTTCACTGGATCTCCTTTTGAAACACGCAACAACAAATACCCAGAGACCTGCTGCAACAATCTCACAACATGCACTCCGTCTGTAGCAGAGTCATCGTCGAAG CCGGGCTGTTTTAGCGCTGTGGTGAAGTTCATAGAAGACAACACTACCCTTACACGGGGCGTTGCCCTTGGCATTGCTGCCCTAGAG ATTGCTGCAATGGTCGTCTCCATGGTCCTGTATAACAACATTGGCAAATAA